GCTGTCTGGTGGTTACAATATACGACCTGCAGATTCACAAAGCGGCCCTCTCTGCAGTTGTCTCCTGCGATTCTATCCGCGGCTGCTCCGATCCGGAATGCCAGGAATCCACGTTCAACAGACGGATATTGGTCAGAATCTGAATGCCAATCACGGTCAGCAGTAACAGCCCACCGGTCCAGATCGTCAACTGAGCAATATGTTTCTGATTGGGTTGTTTCGTACGCAGGATAAAGACCACACTCAACAGCATCGCCGCCCAGACAATCTCATAGACAATGATGACCGGGTCAACAAACGAAATGGCCTGAGCTCCCTTGCGAACATAGACACCCAGTCCAATACCGATGCCCATGCCAACCGTCAGCATGGGAGCGGCGATCATCAAAGCCCAGCGGTTCAACCGCGAGAGCTTAGCCAGACTGGGCAGGTGAAATCCATCAGAAAAATTCTGCTTCTGCTTTAACCGTCGATGCTGAATCAGATACATCGCGCTGAGCACAAACGAGAGTACAATTCCCACACCTCCCAGGACCAGCAGTGAAGCATGCAGCATCGCCCAGGATCGAGTCGCAGGCTGCACGAGTGGATTCGTCACGTGATCGACAAAATAGGAAGCCACAACCAGCGCGAGAACCAGCGGAAACAGAAACAGTCCAATCGAGAGTTCCTCATCGATCAGGTTAATAAACAGATAGATCGCCACCAGCAGCCAGGAGAAAACCACCAGCCAGTCGTGCGTCGAGCCTAACAGGGGTGGCAGTTGCGTTTCATGGGAGCGATTGAACAGATACGCTGTCTGGGCCACCAGTCCCGCCAGGGAAAACAGAATGATCAGCGGTCGTAGCCATCCGTTCTTCTTGCGCAGAAACCGGGCCAACTCTAAGCAGAAGGCTACCAGGTAACTGGCCATGAAACAGAAAACAGTCACATTTGACAACATGCTGACGACTTTATCACGAACAGAAGGGGCTGAATAGTGGTGGGACTGCGGCGTTTCTGATGAGAATCAGAACGGCACCCTATTATAGGGCTGTTCAGCTGGTGAAGGGCAAGTCATCTTGCTTCAGATTCTAATTCGTACTCCGAGATTTTTTTATGCAGCGTATTGCGATTGATCCCCAGCCGGGTGGCTGTCTTGGTCTGGACACCCTGGCAGGACCTTAAAACCTGCAAAATCACTTCTTTTTCCACGAGCGATACAACCTGAGTATGCACATCGGTGGAATCCTCTCCCACCCGCTGCAACTCCATGGAAACCAGATCGCGACAGATCGTCTCCGGATCCTGTGCGCGGGCAGAGACAGCCCGTGGAGCAGAACGCCCGGTCACATGCCCCGGCAGTAAATCCAGCGAAGGACCATCTTCACCAGAGAGTACAATCAGACGTTCAACATAGTTCTGCAGCTCGCGAACGTTACCTGGCCAGCTGTAGTTCCTGAATGTGTTCAACACCTCGCTCGAGAAATTCGGCAGAGGAATCTTTTCTTCTGCAGAGAACTGCTTCGCAAAAAAGTGCACCAGTTCTGGGATATCCTCAGAACGTTCGCGTAGCGGAGGTAAATCGATGGGAATCACGTTCAATCGATAATACAGGTCTTCTCGGAACCGCCCTGCTTCGATTTCGTCCAGCAGATTTCGGTTGGTAGCTGCGACAATGCGACAGTCTACAGAAATCGAACGCGTGTCACCGACACGTTCAAATTCATGCTCCTGCAGAACACGCAGCAGCTTCACCTGCAGCGTAAAACTGACGGAATTAATCTCGTCCAGGAAGATGGTTCCTCCGTGGGCCGCTTCGAAACGTCCTGTACGATTCTCAACAGCGCTGGTGAATGCCCCTTTAATGTGACCAAACAGCTCACTTTCCAGCAGGCTTTCACTCAGAGCACCACAGTTCACACGGATAAAAGGACCCGTTGCGCGCGGACTGAGTTCATGGATTCCACGGGCAATCAGCTCCTTACCGGTGCCGGTTTCTCCAGTCAGTAAGACCGTCGATGATGTGGCAGCTGCACGACGCGTCAGACGATAGACGTTACGCATCGCAGGGCTGTACCCCACCATATCTTCAAAAATAGGGCGATCGTCTTCCATTCGTTTATCGGAAAATCCTAATCAGTCACAGCAAGGTAGTTCAATGCCGAAACAAGTTCATAAGCAGTTTAGTCATAAGCATTTCGGTGAATTAACTTTTCCGAAAGTGGTGCCAGCACTGAATTCACAGCATGAAAACATTGCACCAGCATGCTCAAAAAGATGGCGAACGCATCAATATGATACGCTATGACTGAAGAGGAAGGAAGTGGTAGACCAATTTTTTTTGAAATTCGGCACGCAATAGAATTAGACTGCGAATAACCGCCACTGGAATGCACAATTATTAAGCACACGGCTTAATAATATGGCTTATCACGATTCTGAGCTGGTGGCTACCGGCTGACTGGCTGGAATCGGAGTGTTATTTTCATCAACCAGTACGACCTTGGGTTGATGACCGCGGGCTTCTTTCTCTTTGTATTCCGCATAACTGGCGATAATCACCAGGTCCTGGGGATTTACCAGGTGTGCGGCAGCGCCGTTGATGCAGATCACCCCCGAACCGGGCTCTCCTACAATCGCATAGGTGGTTAACCGGGTCCCCGAAGTAATGTTGTAGATCTGTACCTGTTCGTACTCCACAATATCGGCTGCTTCCATCAATTCCTGATCGATGGTCACACTGCCGTTGTAGGCTAGATTTGCTTCGGTCACCGTGGCTCGGTGGATTTTTGATTTGAGTAGTACGCGCTTCATTCTTCTCAACCTGAAAGAAGATATCGTCTTCTTTTCGACTCTGTCTGGAGGCCTGTCTTTCAAAATGGACGGCGTATACTAACCAGACGCCATCACAACAAGCAAGAGCCTGTAATCCTGTTCACAAACAGAATCAAGCCTGGACGGGAGCTGCCTCTGAATGCTGCCCTTCACTATCATTATAGGCTGCTTCCTCGTGCTTTCCATCCATTTTGTCCCACCAGGGCTCATTCGGCTGCGCCCCCATCATGCGGGCGTACAGGTAATAATAGGTGGGAACCAGAAACAACACGAGCACCGTGGCAAGCATCAGACCAAAAATCAGACTGGCCGCCATCGGAATAATAATCTGGGCCTGGAAGGACGTCTCCTTCAGAATGGGAGCCAGGCCCACGATAGTCGTCATCGATGTCAGCAAAACCGGGCGAAAACGACGACGTCCCGCGTCGACCAGCGCTTCCTTGAGAGGCAGTCCATCAATGACACGATGATTGATAAAGTCGATCAGAACGATCGAATCATTCACCACCACTCCCGTCAGCGCCACCAGACCAAACAAAGAGAACAGGGTCAGTTCCATTCCCAGGATGGCATGTCCAAATACCGCACCAATAATCCCGAAAGGAATGATCCCGAGAATGATCAGGGGTTGCACATAGGATCGGAATTCAACTGTCAGCAATGCGAACATGGATGCCAGTGCGATCATCAGTCCGACAATCAGACTGTTCACCGATTCGTTGGTCTGTTCCTGCTGTCCCTCCCAGCGAACTCTCACGTTCGGATATTTGGCAGCCAGCTCATCGATAAATCCTCCCGGTTTCTTCAATGACTGCACGATTTCGCGGGCATTTCCCTCTTTTTCATTGAGGTCGGAATAGACCGTGATTGATCGCTGCTGATCGATCCGGTTGATTTCGGAATAGCCCCGTTTGACGGTGACATCCGCCAGTTCCGTTAACGGGCGCTCGCTGCCGTCACCAGTCCGGATTCGGATATCATCAAAGCTCATCAGCGAACGTCGCTCTTCTTCCGGGTAACGGACCATCAGTTTGACTTCATGGCGCCCCCGCTGCAGCCGCATGACCTCTTCGCCGTAGTACGTTGCGCGAACCGTTTCAGCGACATCCGCCAGAGGCACGCCCATGGCGCGGGCTTTATCTTTGATTTTGATCTGGAATTCCCACTTTCCTGGACTCGAATCGTCATTCACGTCCTTAACGCCGGGATAGGTTTCCAGCTCTCGTTTGCATGCTTCGACCGCAGCTTCCAGTTCACTTAAATGCGAACCATCAGAGAGCAGCTTAAACTCAATCGGCTTACCCCCCGGTCCCATTGTGGGCGATTTAAAAGTCATTCGATCGACGCCGGGCACTTCACCAACGCGTTCCCGCCAGAGCTCAAGCAGCGCTTCACTTCCGATTGTCCGCTCGCCCGCCTCCACGATTTCAATGCTGACCTTTCCGATATGACTGCCTTCAACTGTCCCACCCAACTGGGCCCCGGATTCTTCCCGGGTACCAAAGCCGACGTTTCTTCGAGTCAGCTTAATCAGTGACTGCCCATGTTTCTGCTGGTACTCCTGATCCAGATCGAGAAAGTCCTGGCGAATCTTTCGCGTCGCGGCATCGGTAATTGATTTGGGAGTACCATCAGGAAATTCTACCGTGGCTTCAATCATCCGATAATCGGTTTTAGGAAACAGATTGAAGGGGGCAAACCCGCCCATGATCAAACCTGCAGAGAGCAGCATTAATGCCGCTGC
This genomic stretch from Gimesia sp. harbors:
- the ccsA gene encoding cytochrome c biogenesis protein CcsA; its protein translation is MLSNVTVFCFMASYLVAFCLELARFLRKKNGWLRPLIILFSLAGLVAQTAYLFNRSHETQLPPLLGSTHDWLVVFSWLLVAIYLFINLIDEELSIGLFLFPLVLALVVASYFVDHVTNPLVQPATRSWAMLHASLLVLGGVGIVLSFVLSAMYLIQHRRLKQKQNFSDGFHLPSLAKLSRLNRWALMIAAPMLTVGMGIGIGLGVYVRKGAQAISFVDPVIIVYEIVWAAMLLSVVFILRTKQPNQKHIAQLTIWTGGLLLLTVIGIQILTNIRLLNVDSWHSGSEQPRIESQETTAERAAL
- a CDS encoding sigma-54 dependent transcriptional regulator, with protein sequence MEDDRPIFEDMVGYSPAMRNVYRLTRRAAATSSTVLLTGETGTGKELIARGIHELSPRATGPFIRVNCGALSESLLESELFGHIKGAFTSAVENRTGRFEAAHGGTIFLDEINSVSFTLQVKLLRVLQEHEFERVGDTRSISVDCRIVAATNRNLLDEIEAGRFREDLYYRLNVIPIDLPPLRERSEDIPELVHFFAKQFSAEEKIPLPNFSSEVLNTFRNYSWPGNVRELQNYVERLIVLSGEDGPSLDLLPGHVTGRSAPRAVSARAQDPETICRDLVSMELQRVGEDSTDVHTQVVSLVEKEVILQVLRSCQGVQTKTATRLGINRNTLHKKISEYELESEAR
- the panD gene encoding aspartate 1-decarboxylase yields the protein MKRVLLKSKIHRATVTEANLAYNGSVTIDQELMEAADIVEYEQVQIYNITSGTRLTTYAIVGEPGSGVICINGAAAHLVNPQDLVIIASYAEYKEKEARGHQPKVVLVDENNTPIPASQPVATSSES
- a CDS encoding efflux RND transporter permease subunit, translated to MKSVIKWAINNSPAMNTLMVTVLGVGLVSLMFMRREVFPEFELEIILVSVPYPGASPDEVEEGICQKMEESVRAIDGIKKITSIASEGMGSLVLELRADVPDVQKILNEVRSEIDRIPSFPELAEDPDIQQITFRQVAIEVAVIGPGNEDENSELELRTVSEKIRDELLQLKSVSQANIAGARDYQIDIEIPEATLRKYGLTLQDVARTVRRENLELPGGKMNTNSQVLLLRGKNKHLIGSEIEKIPLVTEAGGVVLTVDDLGEVHDEFADTTMISEINGKPAMSIAVERTSQEDLLAIVEEVREYVKDVQLPPGYSLKLWKDQSIDVRDRMELLSSNGLQGLILVFITLAIFLESRLAFWVALGIPISMFGACIVLYYTGQTLNMLSMFAFLMALGIIVDDAIVVGENIYEHRQMGKSFVVAAVDGASEVLPSVCASVTTTVIAFAPLLFVSGIMGKFIAVMPIAVIAMLLISLLESTFILPCHLAHGKPSKSGAQNGESEGFVGRKLNAFIEKCYTPVLKASLNYPSSTLAVAAALMLLSAGLIMGGFAPFNLFPKTDYRMIEATVEFPDGTPKSITDAATRKIRQDFLDLDQEYQQKHGQSLIKLTRRNVGFGTREESGAQLGGTVEGSHIGKVSIEIVEAGERTIGSEALLELWRERVGEVPGVDRMTFKSPTMGPGGKPIEFKLLSDGSHLSELEAAVEACKRELETYPGVKDVNDDSSPGKWEFQIKIKDKARAMGVPLADVAETVRATYYGEEVMRLQRGRHEVKLMVRYPEEERRSLMSFDDIRIRTGDGSERPLTELADVTVKRGYSEINRIDQQRSITVYSDLNEKEGNAREIVQSLKKPGGFIDELAAKYPNVRVRWEGQQEQTNESVNSLIVGLMIALASMFALLTVEFRSYVQPLIILGIIPFGIIGAVFGHAILGMELTLFSLFGLVALTGVVVNDSIVLIDFINHRVIDGLPLKEALVDAGRRRFRPVLLTSMTTIVGLAPILKETSFQAQIIIPMAASLIFGLMLATVLVLFLVPTYYYLYARMMGAQPNEPWWDKMDGKHEEAAYNDSEGQHSEAAPVQA